In Candidatus Devosia phytovorans, the DNA window GTGATCAACGACCAGCCGGCGCTGTTCTGGGGCATCATCGCCTCGATGTGGATCGGCAATGTGCTGCTGGTGCTGCTCAACCTGCCGCTGATCGGGCTGTGGGTGAAGATGCTGTCCATTCCTTATCGGGCGCTGTTCCCGGCGATCGTGCTGTTTGCCTGCATCGGCTGCTACTCGATCAATCAGAACATCTATGACGTCTATGCGATCGGCTTCTTCGGCGTGGTCGGCTATGTGCTGATGCGGTTCGGCTGCGAACCGGCGCCGCTGTTGTTGGGGTTCGTTTTGGGACCGCTGCTGGAAGAACATTTGCGGCGGGCGATGATCATTTCCCGCGGGGATCCGATGGTGTTTGTGACGCGGCCGATCTCGGCGACGCTGCTGGCGCTGGCTCTGGCGGCGGTGGTGATTGCGGTGCTGCCGAGCATAAGGAAGAAGCGGAAAGAGGTGTTTGTGGAGGACGATTGAGGGTTCCACAAACTCGGTATCACCCCGGCGTTGAGCCGGGGTCCATCCTGAGATTTTTCCACGGCCGCGAGGTGTTTGTGCTCAGCACGACGACCTTGCGGCCGTTCTTGCATATCGAGATGGGTCCCGGCTCAAGGCCGGGATGACATCGAGGCTGTGGCCCTATTCAGCCGCCCCGCGGACATCGACCAAGGCATCCGGACCATTCGGGTCACCGGGCGCGGTTTCGGCGTTCAGGTCCGGGAAGGCGACGACGCGGTTCTGGCGGAAGTCGAGACGGACCACGAGGAGGCCGCGTTCCTCGAACCAGGTGAGCAGGCGCCGGGCGCGGCTCGATGAATGGGTGCCGTAGAGGCGGGCGAGGGTTGCGTCGGAGGGGCAGGGCGCCGAGGTGAGCGCGGCCTGGGCGAGGACGAGGAAGACGCCCTGGACGTCGTCGGTCAGGGTTTCCGACATGGAAAGCGCCTGCTGCCAGCCGTCGGACTGGGCCATTTCGGGCGCGGGGGCGACGCGGGCGACCGCGAGCTTGCGCTTGAAGGCGGGCAGGGCCGGGGGCTCGCCGGGGACGCGGCGAATGCGGCAGCGGACCAGGAAATCCTGATAGAGCACGGCCACGGTGCGGAAGCCGGCGTCGGGATCGCCGAGAAGTTCGGCCATGATGTCGTCGATCTGGCGGCTGCGTTCGGCCTCGTCGATCTCGGGGAAGAGCGTCTGCGGCGCTTCCTCGGCCTGCGGGCGGGCGCGGGTCAGCTGGGCCAGGAGTTCATTGGTCGAGGGCGGCGGTGGCGGAGCAGGCCGGCGCACGACGGGACGCACCAGCTCGTCGGGATCGGCGGTAAAGATCAGGTCGGCGGCGTCGACGGGCGCCTCGAAAGGCGTGAGCTTGGGGCTGGTCGAGCGGGCCGAGGTTTCGACAGCGCCGATGGTGACCGGCAGCGGCCGACGCGAAATGGCGGGGCCGAGGGCGACGAAATGTCCACGCGCGAGATCGCGGAACTGTTCGGCCTGGCGGCGGTCCATGCCAAGGAGATCGGCGGCGCGGGCCATGTCGATATCGAGGAAGGTACGGCCCATGAGGAAGTTGGAGGCTTCGGCCGCGACGTTCTTCGCCAGCTTGGCGAGGCGCTGGGTGGCAATGACACCGGCAAGGCCGCGTTTGCGGCCGCGGCACATGAGGTTGGTCATGGCGGCAAGTGAGAGCTTTCTCGCGTCATCTGCCACTTCGCCGGCGGCGGCGGGGGCAAAGAGCTGGGCCTCATCGACGACCACGAGGACAGGATACCAATAGTCGCGATCGGCATCGAACATGCCGCCAAGGAAGGCGGCGGCGGCGCGCATCTGCTGGTCGACGTCGAGGCCTTCGAGATTGAGCACGACGGAAACGCGGTGCTGGCGGACGCGGGCGGCGATGCGGGTGAGTTCGGCCTCGGTGCGGGTGGCATCGACAACGGTATGGCCGAACTTGTCCGCCAGGGTGGTGAAATCACCCTCGGGATCGATGATGCATTGCTGTACCCAGGGGGCGGACTGTTCGAGCAGGCGTCGCAGCAGGTGCGACTTGCCCGAGCCGGAATTGCCCTGGACCAGCAGGCGCGTGGCGAGAAGCTCTTCGAGATCGAGCGTCGCGGGCGCGGCGCCCGTCGTGGCGCCCATGTCGATTGCTACCTTCATCAGGTCTCCGATTGGCGGGGAACGTCCCGGCAATCGGGAGTCAACGCGTGCCAGTGTCTGGCAGAGGGGACTTTTAACACCTGCAGGAGCGATTCGGGGAAGCCGGGTGTAAGGAAGTCACAAAGTTGATGGGCGGTCAGGCGGATGCAGGCGCATCTCTGATCGCGGGCGAACGATTTGCGTTGCAAAGTCCAGATGCGCAGAATTACTTACCGATCGGGTCCGCTTTGGGCTGGGGGTAATCATGAAAACGCTTTGGGCAGCACTTGTGCTTGCCATTCTTGCCGTGGGTGTGACGAGCGCCGTGGCGCAGGACCGCCGCGTCCGCATCAACAACACATCGAGCTATGACATCTATGAATTCTACGCGTCCAACACGGGCACGTCGTCGTGGCAGGAGGATATCCTAGGCAGCGACATCCTGCCGTCGGGCAGCAGCGTGGTGATCAACATCGACGATGGTTCTGGCTACTGCAAATATGACTTCCTCGCCGTATTCGAGGATGGCGACCAAGTGACGTCGACGGACAATAATGTCTGCGAGCTGGCCGAGTTCAGCTTCACGGACTGAAGCCATTACAGGGCTGATTTCATAAGGCACCGGTCCTGAGGACCGGTGCTTTTGTTGTCTAGAGGTCGCGCAGGAGGCGCGCCGGGCGGGCCGAGGCGGAGCGCAAGATGGTCATGGCGCCGAGCAGGGCGGTGATGACAATGGCGGCGATCAGCACCATGGCGAGGACGCGGGTGTTGAGTACGAAGTCCACGTTGAGCATGACCATGCTGACGAGGAAGCCAAGGCCGATGCCGATGAGGGCAGCGGGAATGGCGGCAAGGGTCGCCAGGATGAAATATTGCAGGAAGGCGGTGCCGAGGAGGCCGCGGCGGGTGCTGCCGAGGACTTTGGTGATGACCGTATCGGCCTCGCGCTGGCGGCGGCCGGTCGAGAGGCTGCCGATAAGGACGAGCAGGCCATTGCCAACGGCAAGGCCACCGACCAGGGCCGAGGCGAAGGAGAGCTGGGCCAGGGCGTCGGTGATCTGTTTCAGCGTATCGCCGATGGCGATGAAGCGGATATCGGGCAGGTCATTGGCGAGCTGGACCTTGACCGCATCTTCCTGGCCGGGGACGGCAGTGACGGCGGCAAAGAGCGTCGTCGGATAATCCTCGATGACGCCGGGCGAGAAGGTGGCGAGGAAGTCGATGCCGCCCTGCCAGGAATAGTCGCGGAAGCTGGCAACGGTGACGGTGACCGGGTCGCCGAAGATGGTGAAGGTCAGGGTGTCGCCGAGATTGACGCCGAGGCCGGAGCGCAGGCTCTGGTGCAGGGAGACAAGGCCGGGGCCGGAATACTCCTCGGGCCACCATTCACCGGCGGTGACGCGGGACGAGGCGGGGAGTTCCTCACGGAAGGTCAGGGGGACCTCGCCGGCAAGGAGGAAAGTGGCTTCGGGGCCGCGGGTTTGCAGGTCTGCCGCAGGCGTGCCGGCGACATCGGTCAGGAGGCCGCGCAGCATGGGGGTCGAGACGAAGCGCGAAATATTGCCGCCGGGGGCGGACATGGTTTCGAGCAGCTCGACCTCGTCGGGGAAGAGGTCGGAGGCGACGAGCGTGGGGGCATCGAAGGCCGAGGCGCCGAGAAATTCCTGGCGCATATTGGCCTGGAGCACGAGCACGACGATGAGCATGGCCAGCGCCATGCCGGCGGAGACGACCACGGAGGCTGCATTCTGGCCGGAACCGGAAATGGCGCGGAGGGCATGGCGCAGAACCATGATGCGCGGCTCGGGCAGGTGGCGCAGGGCCCATTGGATGAGGCGGATGAAGAGCTGGAACACCAGGGCTGCCGCGATGCTGGCCACGCCGAAGGCGGCGACGAGCTGGATATCCTCGGTCATCAGCCAGGCGAGGATGAAGAAGGCGATAGCGGCCAGGATCAGCGGAATGATGCTGGGGGTCAGCAGCAGAGCGCGCCAGTTGACCGGTGGGGCAGAGAGGCCCTTGGAGCGGAAGAGCAGGACCGGGCGAATGGTCTGGGCCTGCTGCAGCGGCAGATAGGCGAAGGCAAAGGCGGTGACGAAACCGGCCGCG includes these proteins:
- a CDS encoding ATP-binding protein, whose translation is MKVAIDMGATTGAAPATLDLEELLATRLLVQGNSGSGKSHLLRRLLEQSAPWVQQCIIDPEGDFTTLADKFGHTVVDATRTEAELTRIAARVRQHRVSVVLNLEGLDVDQQMRAAAAFLGGMFDADRDYWYPVLVVVDEAQLFAPAAAGEVADDARKLSLAAMTNLMCRGRKRGLAGVIATQRLAKLAKNVAAEASNFLMGRTFLDIDMARAADLLGMDRRQAEQFRDLARGHFVALGPAISRRPLPVTIGAVETSARSTSPKLTPFEAPVDAADLIFTADPDELVRPVVRRPAPPPPPSTNELLAQLTRARPQAEEAPQTLFPEIDEAERSRQIDDIMAELLGDPDAGFRTVAVLYQDFLVRCRIRRVPGEPPALPAFKRKLAVARVAPAPEMAQSDGWQQALSMSETLTDDVQGVFLVLAQAALTSAPCPSDATLARLYGTHSSSRARRLLTWFEERGLLVVRLDFRQNRVVAFPDLNAETAPGDPNGPDALVDVRGAAE